ATTTTTAGGAGTTTTTAAATACTATAATTTCTTTACAGACACTTTGTTCAATCTTTTAAATACCCTTAATATACAATCAAATTTACAACTATTGCAAATTATCGCTCCCGTTGGCGTCTCATTCTATACTTTTAGAATAATATCCCATTTAGTAGATTGCTATAATCAAAAACTTGAATGCCCTAGTTTTCTGGATTATACCGTCTACATTACCTATTTCCCCCAAATTGCTTCAGGGCCAATTGCCAGAGCCAAAGAATTTTATTCTCAACTCAATAGCCCCAATAAATATGATTATCAAATCGAAGAAGTGACGACTTTAATTTTATCGGGATTATTTAAAAAATACACTTTATCTAGTTTTTTATTTAATTTTACTCAACTTCCTTTCCTCTCGCCTCAGCAATATTCCAGCATCGATCTGAGCTTGGCTGCAATTTCCTATTCTTGCTTAATTTATGTAGATTTTAGCGGATATTCAGATTTAGCCAATGGAATTTCCTGTTTGCTGGGTTTTAAACCTATCCCAAACTTTAATATGCCTTACCGAGCTTTAAGCCTGCAAGAGTTTTGGAGAAGATGGCATATTAGCCTTTCTGAATGGTTGAGAGATTATGTCTATATTCCTTTAGGGGGTAATAAAAATGGTAAATTTAGCAAATATATAAATTTGTTGTTGACAATGCTAATCGGTGGTTTTTGGCATGGTGCCGGCTTGAATTTTATTGTCTGGGGTGCGATTCACGGCTTAGGATTAATTGTCAATCATCTGTGGCAAGATTTATCAAAATTTGTTCGCTTTACTAAAATCCCTTTTCTTTCTTCACTTGCTCCTATATTTTTCTGGGTTATCACATTTTGCTTCATCACCTGTAGCTGGATATTTTTTAACAGTAGCAGTTCGGAAAGCGCTATGATTTTTTTATACGGAATTATTCACTCAGAAGTTAACACCTTTCAATTTAATTTTTGGCAGCTATACTTGGTTATTGCAATTGTTGCCCTAATCAACTTTTACGGAAATCAGTTAAATAAGCTGTTTTTAACTGTACTTTCAGTTAAAAGCTTATTATTTCAAGTTGTTTTAGTTTCCCTGCTTGTATATTCTATCCTAATGCTTGGCCCAAACACGGTTCCGCCTTTTATTTACTTTAATTTTTAAAATATATGAAAGATCGCGACTTTTTACTGATTGTTATTTCAGTTACCCTAATTTTGATTTTTTCTAATTTTACTTTATTTATCAAAAGCTTGGCATCTAGTAAATTTGCCAATCCTCAACTTAAACAAGCCGCCGAACATCTAAAAATAGAGAGTTATAGAAAAAATGAACAAGCGTTTTGGAGCAAAATAAAAGAAGTTAATATTGATGAAATTAATATAACTTCAGAAAATGTCGCTGTAGAAAAACCGCTGGAAGACAAACCCAAACAAGTCCCGGATAATAAGCCTAAACAAGAAATAAAAAAACCAAATAAACAGCCAACAACCTCAAAAAGCAAAGCGGAAAAACCTTATTCTCGCTTTTTAGTTGTAGGAGACTCAATAGTGTTGGATATTGGAGTTCAGCTTCAGTCCACTCTGCAAAAATCTTATAAAATCACTCAGATAAAAATTGACTATAAAATATCTACCGGCTTAAATAGAATAGATTATTACGACTGGTATGCTAGAACAACCCAACTAATCAAAGCTTATAAACCAGATGTGCTTGTGGTTATGTTTGGCGGAAATGACGATCAAGACATAACAGACTTTCAAGGTAAATACAGACGCATTCTTACAACTGAATGGAAACAAGCCTATCGAGAAAGAGTAGAAAAGTATGCGAAATTAGTTTCCTCACCCCCAGTTAGAAAAGTTTACTGGATCGGACAACCCATATCTAGCAAGCCTCGCTATAGCAAATTTTTCTTAATTTTTAATGAAATTTACAGAGACGTGAGTAAAAATTATCCGAAAATTGAATATATCTCTTCTTGGGAAAAATTTTCTGTTGGAGGCAAGTTTGCTCCAATCCTTGCCGATAAAGCAGGTAAGCGAGGCTATGTAAAAGCCAATGATGGTGTGCATTTGACTCCACATGGCGCTAAGATTTTAAGTAATTTAGTGATTGAAAAAATGCTTCAAGATAAAATTTTAAAAAAATTAGAATCAAAGCCGGCACTTCCTAAAGTGAAACCAACCACAGAAAAAGTGAAGTGAGAAAAGATAAAGTCATAACTTGAGAGTTTAACGTTCCTCGGCTTATGTTTTACTCAAAAAAAACGTTAACGTAGGAAAAATTACTATTAAGGACAAATTCGATCTTTACCCCAGCTTGCCCTTAATAGTGTTCAAGAAAATAACTAAGAACTTCAACCGTTCAATTTAGACAGCATTGTAGCCACATTTTCACCCAACTTCTCAATAGAAGCTTGCTGTTGAGGATCTTTCAAGGTTCCGTCTGCATTAAACGCTTCATGAATCTTGGGAATCGCCACTTGATCGGGAAGTACAATAACTTTAATATTGCCAAGAAGCGAACGCAGATGAACTAATCCACGCAAACCCCCTAAGCCTCCTGGTGAAGCACTCATAATTGCTGCAACTTTATCGGAAAAACAAGCCAGCATCGGTTCATCAGCAGAAGCGGGACGTGAAGCCCAATCAATGGCATTTTTTAAAACTGCAGAAAATGAACTGTTGTACTCAGGAGAAGCAATTAACAATCCCTGATGCGCCATCATCAATTCTTTTAATTTCAGAGCATTTTGAGGCAGTCCTTCTTGAGCTTCTAAATCCCCATCATAGAGAGGCATGGGGAGGTCACGCAAATCCAAATAAGTTACCTCAGCGCCGGCAGATCGCGCTCCTTGTGCAGCAACCTTCACCAGCTTTTTGTGGTAAGAATCCATGCGGGTGCTGCCGGCAAATGCTAAAATTTTTGGCGTGTCAGTCATAGGTCAGTCTGTTTTATTGTGATGAGTAAAACGATCAAAGCAACTCAGTTGTTAACAGAATCTTACACTGTTTTTATGCTGACCGGCAGCAGCGAGTTAAGAGGAAACAACCGGCAGCGAATAAATCGAAAAGCCGGCTGAATCCATTGAAGCGCTTGCTACCGATCAACAACAGGCACATTTGTTGCCGGCAATACATGAACTATGCCAAGTCAAACAACAGAAGTTCTGAGGCTGTATTCGCCATGACAACCACACGATTTTCCTCGCTAATTGCCGCAGCATCACCGGCACTCAGAGACAAACCATTCACTGTAATTTCACCCTGCGCGACTTGTACCCAAACGTGCCGGTTTGGGCTAAGTTCATGAACAACCTTTTCCCCAGCATCAAGCACACTCGCATACAGATTGACATCTTGATGAACCGTCACCGAACCATCTTGCCCTTCTGGTGAAGCAATCAAACGCAACTGATTCCGCTTTTCTGCCGTTGGATAGGTTTTTTGCTCATAACTTG
Above is a genomic segment from Microcoleus sp. FACHB-68 containing:
- a CDS encoding MBOAT family O-acyltransferase; translation: MLFTTYQFLLFFIITFIIAIFLKRKVVPYKIFLLLISLIFYSFWNFSFLALLVTSTIVNYLLLQSLFVTNDRQIFLIMGLTFNIGFLGVFKYYNFFTDTLFNLLNTLNIQSNLQLLQIIAPVGVSFYTFRIISHLVDCYNQKLECPSFLDYTVYITYFPQIASGPIARAKEFYSQLNSPNKYDYQIEEVTTLILSGLFKKYTLSSFLFNFTQLPFLSPQQYSSIDLSLAAISYSCLIYVDFSGYSDLANGISCLLGFKPIPNFNMPYRALSLQEFWRRWHISLSEWLRDYVYIPLGGNKNGKFSKYINLLLTMLIGGFWHGAGLNFIVWGAIHGLGLIVNHLWQDLSKFVRFTKIPFLSSLAPIFFWVITFCFITCSWIFFNSSSSESAMIFLYGIIHSEVNTFQFNFWQLYLVIAIVALINFYGNQLNKLFLTVLSVKSLLFQVVLVSLLVYSILMLGPNTVPPFIYFNF
- a CDS encoding DUF459 domain-containing protein yields the protein MKDRDFLLIVISVTLILIFSNFTLFIKSLASSKFANPQLKQAAEHLKIESYRKNEQAFWSKIKEVNIDEINITSENVAVEKPLEDKPKQVPDNKPKQEIKKPNKQPTTSKSKAEKPYSRFLVVGDSIVLDIGVQLQSTLQKSYKITQIKIDYKISTGLNRIDYYDWYARTTQLIKAYKPDVLVVMFGGNDDQDITDFQGKYRRILTTEWKQAYRERVEKYAKLVSSPPVRKVYWIGQPISSKPRYSKFFLIFNEIYRDVSKNYPKIEYISSWEKFSVGGKFAPILADKAGKRGYVKANDGVHLTPHGAKILSNLVIEKMLQDKILKKLESKPALPKVKPTTEKVK
- a CDS encoding NAD(P)H-dependent oxidoreductase; translated protein: MTDTPKILAFAGSTRMDSYHKKLVKVAAQGARSAGAEVTYLDLRDLPMPLYDGDLEAQEGLPQNALKLKELMMAHQGLLIASPEYNSSFSAVLKNAIDWASRPASADEPMLACFSDKVAAIMSASPGGLGGLRGLVHLRSLLGNIKVIVLPDQVAIPKIHEAFNADGTLKDPQQQASIEKLGENVATMLSKLNG